The window CTAAAACCTCTGACCCTGGCCTTTGCTCTCACAACTCATAACATGTAACTTGGAACTGATATTTTGCTCTTACCAACCCGCAACCACCAACCCCGAACCTCGTCATTTATTCTTGCATCTTGGAACCGACAACTTACAACTGCTCTTCGAAGGACGGGTTCTTGCTCTTTGACGAAGGACCAAGGACGGCTCTTCTCAGCGCACAGCGGCTCATAAATCCCCGCTCGAGCGGGGAGACCGCTTGAGGTGGGCAGTGTGCTCCTTGAAGCGCAGCTCGCATCGATGCAGCTGGTCAGACTTTGACAGATGTATTCACTCTTAACGTGATTGGTCTATGCTATATGTTCTTACCAGGACCAACAACGAAAAATCGGATTTGAACAAGCAGCTGCTCTCTATACCAGTAATTGACCTTGCCAGATTACTCAATAGCAGAGAATCACTATCAGTCGCTTCTCACTTGACATTTTTTCTATATTCTTCTATACTATATTCCTGAGGAATATATTCAGACGGGAGGTATTTCATGAACTCGGAAAACGCGCCTTGTTGTCATGGGGGATACGAGAAGATGCACAGATTCCTCGAATTCTGTCTTCTATTGCTACTGAAGGAAGAGAGCAGCCACGGATATGGGCTCATTGAAAAGCTGCCTTACTTCGGATTCTCTTCCGAAGAGCTTAACATCGGAAACCTGTACAAGACCCTAAGAAAGATGGAAAGCCAAGAGTTCGTAAATTCTCATTGGGTCGAAGGTGGGCAGGGTCCAAAGAAAAGGGTTTACGAGATTGCAGCTTTGGGTCTTGAGGAACTGAATATATGGATTGACGCTTTGAAGAGAAGAAAGGTAATGATAGAAAAGGCAATTGGAAGATACGATAAGATCTCCGTTGCTCAAGGGAAATCTCCGGACCCGGTGCCAGCAAGTGAGTAATCCCATATTCAGGATCGTTAGCTCTGGGCGAGGCTGACCACGTTGCAGTGGATATGTCGCACGACGACAGTAGATCTCTGAATTCATCGGCTTTTTCGGTCTTTGGTCAGCAGTGTGGCAATGGGAAATTCTTGAGGCAAGCAATTGAACTTTCGGCAAAAAAAGGCTATGCGCTTTATGCAAGCGTTGGGAGGATGAATGCTTTGACAACTGTAATAGTAATATACGTTTTTCTTGCTCTCGCACTTGTTCTATCAATGATCAAGAGCAAAGAAAAGACAAAGAAAGCTTTCAAAGTGGCTGGAAAGGCTCTGGTAAAGACTATGCCAAGTCTTCTGGCGGTTCTAGGAATAGTCGGCCTTACACTGGGAATTCTTACTCCAGAGAAGATATCTACTTTTCTAGGAGCTGAGGGTGGTTGGTTCGCAACGATTCTTGCCGCAGTAATAGGAGCGATCATGCTAATACCTTCTCTAGTCGCTTTTCCACTTGCCGGTTCACTATTACGCTCAGGAGCCACTGTCACAACAATTTCCGTATTCATAACCACTCTCGTTATGGTCGGCTTTGTGACAATTCCGCTCGAGGCTAAAATACTCGGCAAGAAATTTACGGCCATGAGAAATGGGCTTGGCTTTGTAGGGGCGCTGGTAATAGCGATTATTATGGGGATGATAATATGAACAAGACCTTCAAAAGATTTCTAGTTCCGATTTCTATAGCTTTGGTCTTTGTAGTCCTTGCTTTCATAACACCTGATACAGCAAAGTCGGCCGCAACGATTTCGCTTGACTACTTCATGGAGATGGTGCTCATTCTTCCACCGGTCTTCATACTGATGGGACTGATGGAGATCTGGATTCCAAAAGACAAGATACAGAAGTGGCTGGGAAATGATTCCGGCATAAAGGGTGCAGCTCTTTCAATAGCCATGGGCACATTGCCAACCGGGCCTCTTTATGTTGCTTTTCCCCTGGCATCTTCACTTCTGAAAAAGGGAGCAAGTATCGTGAACGTCGTTCTGTTTTTAGGTTCCTGGGCAGCGTTGAAGATTCCACAACTCATGGTGGAAGTGAAGTTCATGGGTATTTCATTCACCATCTTGAGGTTTTCGCTCACCCTGGCAGTATTGACGTTAATCGGATTGACCATTCAGCTTGTCATGAAGAAAGACGCCTTCGTCAAGGGAGAAGTTGCCAAAGCAAATGATTAGCAGCCCTTCTGGAAATGCAATAGAGAGGAGGCGATTACAGCGTTCAGTTTGCTGGGAAAAGATATCGGTTTTCTGGCACCAATAATTAAGTTTGTAGCAAGACATCCGGGCATCATGAGATCCAGGGTTTTCATGAAAGCAATGAAGACATTTCCTGCTAAAGTCAGTCGTACTTATGATGAAAAGGTCAAGAAGAATGAGTTAGCTTATTTGGAGATCAAAGAAGGATTAAGACTAATCGAAGGTAGCCCCATGCGGATCCTGGATTTGTGTACAGGATCGGGAGCAGCAGCAATCTTATCCGCTTTCTCTTTCCCTGAAGCAACGATTGATGCCCTCGACTACAGCGAGGAAATGCTCAAGATAGTAGGCGAGAAGACAGAACTACTAAATCTCAATAATGTGAGAACGGTAAGAGGAGATGCTGCGAGTCTTCAGTACGCAGACGGATCTTTTGATCTCATCACTTCATCAAATGCTCCCGTCTATCTGCCTGAGATCGAGAGAGTTCTGAGGTCCGGCGGCTTCGTTCTCCTCTCATTTTCATTCGCAGGTTCGTCATTCATCAAGGCAGAAAAGAGTATTGACCGGTACTTCAAAAGACACAATCTTGAGTTTCGTGCGCTTAAACGTGCGGGCAAGGGAGCCTTCGCAATTGCAGCGAAGGCGCCCGCTATACAATAAAGAGAAGCTACAGGCCTTTCTGAATACCGTGGTTGGGGGTAGGTCGGTAAG is drawn from Mesotoga infera and contains these coding sequences:
- a CDS encoding PadR family transcriptional regulator; translated protein: MNSENAPCCHGGYEKMHRFLEFCLLLLLKEESSHGYGLIEKLPYFGFSSEELNIGNLYKTLRKMESQEFVNSHWVEGGQGPKKRVYEIAALGLEELNIWIDALKRRKVMIEKAIGRYDKISVAQGKSPDPVPASE
- a CDS encoding permease; the encoded protein is MSHDDSRSLNSSAFSVFGQQCGNGKFLRQAIELSAKKGYALYASVGRMNALTTVIVIYVFLALALVLSMIKSKEKTKKAFKVAGKALVKTMPSLLAVLGIVGLTLGILTPEKISTFLGAEGGWFATILAAVIGAIMLIPSLVAFPLAGSLLRSGATVTTISVFITTLVMVGFVTIPLEAKILGKKFTAMRNGLGFVGALVIAIIMGMII
- a CDS encoding methyltransferase domain-containing protein — its product is MLGKDIGFLAPIIKFVARHPGIMRSRVFMKAMKTFPAKVSRTYDEKVKKNELAYLEIKEGLRLIEGSPMRILDLCTGSGAAAILSAFSFPEATIDALDYSEEMLKIVGEKTELLNLNNVRTVRGDAASLQYADGSFDLITSSNAPVYLPEIERVLRSGGFVLLSFSFAGSSFIKAEKSIDRYFKRHNLEFRALKRAGKGAFAIAAKAPAIQ